The Natator depressus isolate rNatDep1 chromosome 8, rNatDep2.hap1, whole genome shotgun sequence genome window below encodes:
- the KLHL20 gene encoding kelch-like protein 20 isoform X2 yields the protein MDGKPMRRCTSTRPGETGMDVTSRCTLGDPNKLPEGVPQPARMPYISDKHPRQTLEVINLLRKHRELCDVVLVVGAKKIYAHRVILSACSPYFRAMFTGELAESRQTEVVIRDIDERAMELLIDFAYTSQITVEEGNVQTLLPAACLLQLAEIQEACCEFLKRQLDPSNCLGIRAFADTHSCRELLRIADKFTQHNFQEVMESEEFMLLPANQLIDIISSDELNVRSEEQVFNAVMAWVKYSIQERRPQLPQVLQHVRLPLLSPKFLVGTVGSDPLIKSDEECRDLVDEAKNYLLLPQERPLMQGPRTRPRKPIRCGEVLFAVGGWCSGDAISSVERYDPQTNEWRMVASMSKRRCGVGVSVLDDLLYAVGGHDGSSYLNSVERYDPKENKWTRVASMSTRRLGVAVAVLGGFLYAVGGSDGTSPLNTVERYNPQENRWHTIAPMGTRRKHLGCAVYQDMIYAVGGRDDTTELSSAERYNPRTNQWSPVVAMTSRRSGVGLAVVNGQLMAVGGFDGTTYLKTIEVFDPDANTWRLYGGMNYRRLGGGVGVIKMTHCESHIW from the exons GTGTACCAGTACTCGACCAGGAGAGACCGGAATGGATGTGACAAGCCGTTGCACCCTTGGAGATCCCAACAAACTGCCAGAGGGGGTACCACAACCTGCTCGCATGCCCTACATCTCAGACAAGCACCCTCGACAAACCTTGGAGGTTATCAATCTTCTGCGGAAGCACCGGGAGTTGTGTGATGTGGTACTAGTCGTGGGTGCCAAAAAGATCTATGCCCACCGGGTGATACTTTCAGCCTGCAGTCCTTATTTCCGAGCCATGTTCACTGGGGAACTGGCAGAAAGTCGGCAGACAGAGGTAGTGATTCGAGACATTGATGAAAGGGCCATGGAGCTACTGATTGACTTTGCATACACTTCCCAGATCACAGTGGAAGAGGGCAACGTCCAGACCTTACTGCCAGCTGCTTGTCTACTCCAGCTGGCTGAGATCCAGGAAGCCTGCTGTGAGTTCCTAAAAAGACAATTGGACCCTTCCAACTGCCTGGGTATACGGGCTTTTGCTGACACTCACTCCTGCCGTGAGCTGCTGAGGATAGCTGACAAGTTCACACAACATAACTTTCAGGAG GTGATGGAGAGTGAGGAGTTCATGCTTCTTCCAGCCAATCAGCTCATAGATATCATATCCAGTGATGAGTTGAATGTTCGCAGTGAGGAGCAGGTGTTCAATGCAGTGATGGCCTGGGTAAAGTACAGCATTCAGGAGAGGCGACCCCAGCTACCCCAG GTGCTGCAACATGTCCGTCTGCCACTACTCAGTCCCAAGTTCCTGGTGGGTACAGTCGGCTCAGATCCACTCATTAAAAGTGATGAAGAATGCAG GGACCTGGTGGATGAAGCTAAGAACTACCTGCTGTTGCCCCAAGAACGGCCGCTGATGCAGGGACCAAGAACTCGACCACGCAAACCTATCCGCTGTGGAGAAGTGCTCTTTGCAG TGGGAGGCTGGTGTAGTGGGGACGCAATTTCCAGCGTGGAGCGCTATGACCCTCAAACCAATGAGTGGCGGATGGTGGCTTCCATGAGCAAAAGGCGCTGTGGAGTTGGAGTCAGTGTTCTGGATGACCTCCTGTATGCTGTGGGAGGCCATGATGGTTCTTCTTACCTTAACAGTGTAGAAAG GTATGatccaaaagaaaacaaatggacTCGGGTGGCTTCCATGAGCACCAGGCGCTTGGGAGTGGCAGTGGCTGTGTTAGGGGGCTTTCTCTATGCTGTGGGAGGCTCTGATGGGACGTCACCTCTCAATACAG TGGAGCGCTACAATCCCCAAGAGAACCGCTGGCACACAATAGCTCCCATGGGGACTAGACGGAAGCACCTGGGCTGTGCAGTATACCAGGACATGATCTATGCTGTGGGAGGCCGAGATGATACCACAGAGCTCAGCAGTGCCGAGAGATACAACCCCAGAACCAACCAGTGGTCTCCTGTGGTGGCCATGACATCACGGCGGAGCGGC GTTGGCCTTGCAGTAGTGAATGGACAGCTAATGGCAGTGGGAGGCTTTGATGGCACAACGTACTTGAAGACCATTGAAGTGTTTGATCCTGATGCTAACACATGGAG
- the KLHL20 gene encoding kelch-like protein 20 isoform X1 gives MDGKPMRRCTSTRPGETGMDVTSRCTLGDPNKLPEGVPQPARMPYISDKHPRQTLEVINLLRKHRELCDVVLVVGAKKIYAHRVILSACSPYFRAMFTGELAESRQTEVVIRDIDERAMELLIDFAYTSQITVEEGNVQTLLPAACLLQLAEIQEACCEFLKRQLDPSNCLGIRAFADTHSCRELLRIADKFTQHNFQEVMESEEFMLLPANQLIDIISSDELNVRSEEQVFNAVMAWVKYSIQERRPQLPQVLQHVRLPLLSPKFLVGTVGSDPLIKSDEECRDLVDEAKNYLLLPQERPLMQGPRTRPRKPIRCGEVLFAVGGWCSGDAISSVERYDPQTNEWRMVASMSKRRCGVGVSVLDDLLYAVGGHDGSSYLNSVERYDPKTNQWSSDVAPTSTCRTSVGVAVLGGYLYAVGGQDGVSCLNIVERYDPKENKWTRVASMSTRRLGVAVAVLGGFLYAVGGSDGTSPLNTVERYNPQENRWHTIAPMGTRRKHLGCAVYQDMIYAVGGRDDTTELSSAERYNPRTNQWSPVVAMTSRRSGVGLAVVNGQLMAVGGFDGTTYLKTIEVFDPDANTWRLYGGMNYRRLGGGVGVIKMTHCESHIW, from the exons GTGTACCAGTACTCGACCAGGAGAGACCGGAATGGATGTGACAAGCCGTTGCACCCTTGGAGATCCCAACAAACTGCCAGAGGGGGTACCACAACCTGCTCGCATGCCCTACATCTCAGACAAGCACCCTCGACAAACCTTGGAGGTTATCAATCTTCTGCGGAAGCACCGGGAGTTGTGTGATGTGGTACTAGTCGTGGGTGCCAAAAAGATCTATGCCCACCGGGTGATACTTTCAGCCTGCAGTCCTTATTTCCGAGCCATGTTCACTGGGGAACTGGCAGAAAGTCGGCAGACAGAGGTAGTGATTCGAGACATTGATGAAAGGGCCATGGAGCTACTGATTGACTTTGCATACACTTCCCAGATCACAGTGGAAGAGGGCAACGTCCAGACCTTACTGCCAGCTGCTTGTCTACTCCAGCTGGCTGAGATCCAGGAAGCCTGCTGTGAGTTCCTAAAAAGACAATTGGACCCTTCCAACTGCCTGGGTATACGGGCTTTTGCTGACACTCACTCCTGCCGTGAGCTGCTGAGGATAGCTGACAAGTTCACACAACATAACTTTCAGGAG GTGATGGAGAGTGAGGAGTTCATGCTTCTTCCAGCCAATCAGCTCATAGATATCATATCCAGTGATGAGTTGAATGTTCGCAGTGAGGAGCAGGTGTTCAATGCAGTGATGGCCTGGGTAAAGTACAGCATTCAGGAGAGGCGACCCCAGCTACCCCAG GTGCTGCAACATGTCCGTCTGCCACTACTCAGTCCCAAGTTCCTGGTGGGTACAGTCGGCTCAGATCCACTCATTAAAAGTGATGAAGAATGCAG GGACCTGGTGGATGAAGCTAAGAACTACCTGCTGTTGCCCCAAGAACGGCCGCTGATGCAGGGACCAAGAACTCGACCACGCAAACCTATCCGCTGTGGAGAAGTGCTCTTTGCAG TGGGAGGCTGGTGTAGTGGGGACGCAATTTCCAGCGTGGAGCGCTATGACCCTCAAACCAATGAGTGGCGGATGGTGGCTTCCATGAGCAAAAGGCGCTGTGGAGTTGGAGTCAGTGTTCTGGATGACCTCCTGTATGCTGTGGGAGGCCATGATGGTTCTTCTTACCTTAACAGTGTAGAAAG ATACGACCCGAAGACTAATCAGTGGAGCAGTGATGTGGCTCCCACCAGCACCTGCAGGACCAGTGTTGGAGTGGCAGTTCTCGGGGGATACCTCTATGCTgttggtggccaggatggtgtctcTTGTCTCAACATTGTGGAAAG GTATGatccaaaagaaaacaaatggacTCGGGTGGCTTCCATGAGCACCAGGCGCTTGGGAGTGGCAGTGGCTGTGTTAGGGGGCTTTCTCTATGCTGTGGGAGGCTCTGATGGGACGTCACCTCTCAATACAG TGGAGCGCTACAATCCCCAAGAGAACCGCTGGCACACAATAGCTCCCATGGGGACTAGACGGAAGCACCTGGGCTGTGCAGTATACCAGGACATGATCTATGCTGTGGGAGGCCGAGATGATACCACAGAGCTCAGCAGTGCCGAGAGATACAACCCCAGAACCAACCAGTGGTCTCCTGTGGTGGCCATGACATCACGGCGGAGCGGC GTTGGCCTTGCAGTAGTGAATGGACAGCTAATGGCAGTGGGAGGCTTTGATGGCACAACGTACTTGAAGACCATTGAAGTGTTTGATCCTGATGCTAACACATGGAG